The Brevibacterium atlanticum genome segment GGCGAGGATCAGGAACAGGTAGGAGAACCAGAACTCGCTGCGCGAGGCGCGTCCGGAGAACTTCGCGTAGTTCTTGAAGAAGCGCTTGACCGCCTGACCGAACTTCGCACCATAGAGCGGAAGGGAGAGGTCGTCGGGGCTGGACGCACCGAGCGGTGCTCCACCGTAGCCCGGTCCGCCGTATCCGGGGGCGCCGGCGCCTGGCATTCCTTGGCCGGGAGCTCCGGGCCCTGAGTTGTATGCTGCGTTCGCGTCGTAGGACATGATGGCCTTCGTTTTCGGGAATGAGTCTGTCGTGAGCTTCCTGCAGCAGCGGACCGGAAGTTCTCAGCCGCTTGGCAGGTAGCGCGATATCAATTCTGCACTACTCTTCCCTGTTCTGCAGACTTTCCCCGTGCCAGATCTGCAACACAGGCACCAACGTACCCTGCGCATGAGCCGACGGCGCCCGAGGAGTATCTCCTCGGGCGCCGATCCGAAACGGTTGTGCTCAGGCGTCTCCGCCGGTCAGCGCGTAGGCTTCGTCGACCGGCGTCTCGTCGATGTGGCCATCGACGCGGCGCAGCGCCTTCCAGCCGATCGAGAGGACGACGACCGAGAGCAGGACCACTCCGGCACCGAAGAGGTACGGGGCTCCGGCGCTGATCGATTCGGACACGGAGCCCGCAACGATCGGGGCCACGGCACCACCGACGAAGCGCACACCGGAGTAGGTGCCCGAGGCGACGGGGCGGGGCAGGTCGCTGACCTCCATGGCCGATTCGGTGAACACGGTGTTGAGCACACCGAGCAGCATGCCGGCAATGACGATGCAGACGACGAGGCCCGTAAGGGATTCGACGAGGAACGACATCACACCGAGCAGAACCGCGAGCGCGACGAGGGTGACGATGAGGCTGCGACGACGTCCCATCCGCTTGGTCAGCAGGGGAGCGCCGAACACCGAGGTGATCGCCACGCAGATGCCCCAGCCGAAGAACACGTAGCCGAGTCCCATGGCGCCGAAGTTCTCGATGCCCATCTTCGCGGCAGCCTCCTCGACGGGGAACGGGCTGTAGGCGAGCAGGATGAAGAAGCCGAAGTTGTACATCAGCGCGGAGACACCGAGCACCGCCACGCCTGGGCGGGCCAGTGCGCGGAAGGTCGCGCTGAGCTTGATCGGCTCAGCGGAAGCTCCGTTCGAACTCGTTCCTCCCGGCAGCAGCACGACGATGGCGATGAAGCCGATGGCCATGAGGACCGCGGTGCCGAAGAACGGTCCGCGCCACGAGATGCCGCCGAGCAGTCCACCGAGCAGCGGGCCGGTGGCGATGCCGACGCCGAGAGCCGCCTCGTAGAGGATGATCGCCTTCTCAGCGCCACCGGAGGCAGCGCCGACGATCGTCGACAGGGCGGTGGAGATGAAGAGCGCGTTGCCCAGCCCCCAACCGGCGCGGAAGCCGATGATCTGGTCGACGGAGCCGGAGAACCCGGCGAGCGCGGAGAACGCGACGATGAGGATGAGACCGACGAGCAGCGTGGTCTTCGCGCCGATGCGCGAGGACAGGTAGCTGGTGAAGAACATCATGCCGCCGGTGATGAACAGGTAGCTGGTGAACAGCAGCATCGACTGGGCGGGCGTGGCGTCGAGTTCGGCCGAGATCGCGGGCAGGATCGGGTCGACGAGGCCGATGCCCATGAACGCGATGACCGCGGCGAAGGCTACAGCCCAGACGGCTCGCGGCTGATGCAGAATCGACGCCGATCCGCCGTCGTCCGGCGCTGTTTCGTTCTCTGTTGACGCTCTCATGCGGTGTCCGCGACCTCTTTCCTGTGGTGCAGTGTGTGGTTCAGTGGTTGTCGCGCCCGGTTCAGGCGGGCTCGACGTCTGTGGATCCGGCGCCGTCCGACGCAGTGCCGTCCAATACGGTGTCTCCGACCGCATTCTGGGGCCCGGCGTCGTCGATCCCATCGACCGGGTGACGGTCCTTGAGGAAGGCCGACACGAGGCCGAGCGCATGATCGACGCTCAGCCGCTCCTCGGGCGAGAGGGATTCGAAGTAGGGCTCCATCTGGTCGATCATGATCGAACGGTTCTCGGCCAGTCGCTCCCGTCCGGCGTCGGTGAGCGAGAACTGCGACGCCCGCCCGTCGGTCGGACTCGCCTCTCGGAGCACGAGTCCGGCTTCCTCGAGTCGCGCGAGGAGTTTCGTCGCCGCCGGCTGCGAGCTCAGATACCCTTGCGCGAAATGGCCGACGCGAACAGGCTGATACTGCTCGACGACGGCGAGCGCCCGCAGGGCCGCCAAGGAACTCTCGTTGCCGATCACGCGTCGAAACGCTCTGGTCAGGCGAGAGGACACGACGACGAGTCGCGAGACGAGCTCTGCCGAATTCACATCATCCATAACTCATTTATATACCCAGGTTATGCAGTTTCGCAACCGCTCCCACCCCGCATCCCCTCCAGTCGCACGTCCGAAACTCCCCGACCCCACCCACGTGTGTCAGCATGTGACGGACGCCACCACCACCTCGGCGATGGTCGTGCTAACCTGGCCTCACATGTTCCGGGGACGGTGAAATTCCGTACCGGCGGTCATAGTCCGCGACCCGCTCGCATTCGTGCAGGCGGTTGATTCGGTGAGATTCCGAAACCGACAGTCAGAGTCTGGATGGGAGGAGCATGGTGGCCTCGGCCGCTGTGTTTCGGTGCATTCGACCGCACCGTCGCACGCATCCGAGACACCCTGATGGTTGCACCCGCAATATCCTCCCTCCCGGCGACGGCTCGGGAGGTTTTTTCATGGGCGCGGAGTTCACGGCCCCAGCGGAGTTCACCGAACTCGAATCCACGGCGATGACCGCCGCCCTCGAGGCTGCCCGCGAGGGCGTCCGTGGGGCGAATCCGCTGGTGGGCGCCGCAATACTGACCGCAGATGGGCAGATCGTGACCGGCCATCACGCCGGCGCCGGCACTGCCCACGCCGAGGTGGACGTCATCACCACCGCCCACGACCTCGACATCGATCTGGCCGCCTCGACGCTGTTCGTCACGCTCGAGCCCTGCTCCCACCAGGGGCGGACCGGGCCGTGCACCGAGGCGATCATCAACGCCGAGATCCCCTCCGTCGTCTTCGCCGCCGACGACCCGAATCCGGTGGCCGCCGGCGGCGGGCAGACCCTCGCCGAGGCGGGGCTGAGCGTCCGTTCGGGCCTGCACCGGGAGGACTCCCGCGCCCTCAACGACCGGTGGGCAGCCGCCACCGCCGAGTCCCGCCCCTTCATCACGGTGAAGATCGCGCAGAGTCTTGACGGCGGTGTCGCCGCCGCCGACGGAACGAGCCGGTGGATCACCTCGGCCGAGTCTCGGGCGCACGCCCATGAGGTCCGCTCCCGCGTCGATGCCATCCTCGTCGGCACGGGTACGGCGTTGGCCGACGATCCCCGGCTCAATGCCCGCGGCGCCGACGGGTCAGCTCTGCCGCACCAGCCTCGACCCGTCGTACTCGGCACATCGGAGCTGCCGGCCGAGTCCTTCCTCGCACTCAACCCCGACACCCTGCAGCTGCGCACACATGACGTGGGCGAAGCGCTCGACCGTCTGTTCGCCGAGGGTGTGCGGCACGTCCTCGTCGAAGGAGGACCGCGCATCCTCGGGTCCTTCTTCTCAGCCGGAGTGGTCGACGAAGTCTTCTGCTATCAGGCGCCCCTGCTCATCGGGCCGGGCCGTCGCAGCGTCGAGGGCCTCGACATCGCCACTCTCAGCGATGCCCTGCGACTGGTCCCCGACGACACCGAGGTGCCCGCAGTCTCTCGCCTCGGTCCTGACTTTCTGCTCCACTTCGCCACGGAGAACCCGCGGACCACCACTCACCACTGAAACACTACGGAGGCACATGTTCACCGGAATCATCGAAGGACTCGGCACCGTCGAGGCCATCGACCACACGAACGACTCGGCCGTGATCACCATCGACGCGGGCGAACTCGTCGCCGATCTCGACCTCGGCGGATCCCTCGCCGTCAACGGAGTCTGCCTGACCTCGACACGGAGGGCCGCCTCGGCGAATCCGGGTCACTTCACCGCCGAGGTGATGGGCGAGACCCTGCGCCTGACGGGGCTGGGCACCCTGACCACGGGAGACCGGGTCAACCTCGAACGCTGCATCCCCGCCTCGGGGCGCTTCGACGGCCACGTCGTCCAGGGCCACGTCGACGGACGCGGCGAACTCGTCGACCGCATCGACCGCGCCGACTGGTCGACGCTGCGCATCGCGATCCCCACCGAGCTCGCTCCGCTGACTGCGGTCAAGGGATCCATCGCCCTCAACGGAGTGTCCCTGACTCTGACCGCGGTGTCCGAACCCAGCGAGGAAGCCGCCTGGGTCGAGGTCGGACTCATCCCGGCCACCCTGGCCCACACGACGTTCGGCGAACTCGAGGTCGGCGCGGCCGTGAACATCGAGGTCGACGTGCTCGCGAAGTACACCGCGCGCCTCCTGTCCTTCCGCGTCGGCGACGACGCCCAGACCGACTCCGGGGTCCCCGCCGACCCCGGCCCCACCTCGGCGAACTCATCAACGCCGACGCACAATCGCACACAGCAAGGAGCCGATCATGACTGATTCTCTCGCTCACGCCAGCCGCCTCGACCCGATCGAGAAGGCGATTGCCGCCTTCGCCGCGGGCAGGCCCATCCTCGTCGTCGACGATGAGGACCGAGAGAACGAAGGCGACCTCATCATGGCCGCCGAGTTCGCCGACGCGGACACGATGGGCTTCTTCGTCCGGTACACTTCGGGCGTCATCTGCGCCCCGATGACCGGCGACCGCGCCGCCGCGCTGCAGCTGCCGCCGATGGTTCTCGACAACGAAGACCCCAAGGGCACCGCGTATACCGTCAGCTGCGATGCCGTGGGCGTGACCACCGGGATCAGCGCCGCCGAACGCGCGCAGACCGGGCGGGTGCTCGCCGCCGCCGATCCGGTCCCGACGGCGATCTCGCGGCCTGGTCACGTGTTCCCGCTCATCGCGAAGGACGGCGGAGTCCGCGAACGTCCCGGCCACACCGAGGCGGGGGTGGAGTTCGCGCGTCTGGCCGGCGCCCAGCCGGTGGCGATGATCGGCGAGGTGGTCTACGACGACGGATCGATGATGCGCTTCGATGCGGTCCGCGACTTCGCCGATGCCCATGGGCTGGTCATGGTCTCGATCGAGCAGCTCATCGCGTACCTGGAGGAGCGGGATGCGCGCGGCGAGTCCGCGGAGACGGTCGGCGCGACGTCGGCGGCGGTTGCCTCGACGGCTGCCTCGGTGGGATCGTCTGCGACCGGATCCCCGGCTGACTCCTCAGCGGCCGGCTCCTCGGCGCCCTCCTCCGCTCTTTCGACCTCGGGCGACGAGCCCCTGACCACCACGGCCGAGGTTCCTCTGCCCTCGGAGCACGGGAGCCTGCGGGCGCGCGCATTCACGATCGACGGGCACGACCACCTCGGCGTGTTCGCGGGGTCTCTCGATTCGACTGTCGACGGACCCGCTCCGCTCGTGCGGGTGCATTCGGAGTGCCTGACCGGGGATGTCTTCGGTTCGCACCGGTGTGACTGCGGGGAGCAGCTCGACCGGGCGCTCGACCTCATCACCGAGCACGGCGGGGCGGTCATCTATCTCACCGGGCATGAGGGGCGCGGGATCGGGCTGAGCAACAAGCTGCGCGCCTACGCTCTGCAGGATCAGGGACGGGACACCGTGGATGCGAATCTCGACCTCGGATTCGCCGATGACGCGCGCGACTACCGGGCCGCCGCGTCGATTCTGCGCTCGCTCGGGCTCACGCGGATCCGCCTGCTGACGAACAATCCGGCGAAGACCGCGGCCGTTGAGGAACTGGGCATTGCCGTCGAGGCGGTCGTGCCGCTCGAGGTCGCGGCGCGTCCGGAGAACACGCACTACCTGGCGACGAAGCGCGAACGCATGCACCATGCGCTGACGCTGCCGTCTGTGACGGGCACGCCGGCTTCCGGCATAGACTCCGCCGGCGGGGATTCCTCTCGCAAAGATTCCGCCGGGGCCGTCGCCAGCTGAGGCGGCGGCTTCCCTTACGGCCGTGCGCCGATTCTGTGTACACCGGCGCACGGACTCGAATCAACGACAACTTCGCACCACGGACGCATTCGGCCCACCCGAATCGCCACCACCGGCTCTTCCGAGCCCAGAACAAAGGACACCATCATGGCCCACTCCGGAGCACCCGAGCTCACCGTCGATGCCGCCGACCTGCGCGTCGCCATCGTCGCCGCTTCCTGGCATACCCAGATCATGGACGGACTCGTCGACGGGGCCCAACGCGCCGCCGCCGAGGCCGGTGCCGACGCCACCCTCATCCGCGTGCCCGGCAGCTTCGAACTGCCCGTCGCCGCAGCCCGGCTGGCCCCGCACTTCGACGCGGTGGTCGCTCTCGGCGTCGTCATCCGCGGCGGCACCCCCCACTTCGACTATGTCTGCCAGGCCGCCACCGACGGCCTCAACCGGGTGGCCATCGACTCCGGCACACCCGTGGGCTTCGGCGTGCTCACCTGCGACACCGAACAGCAGGGACTCGACCGCGCCGGACTGGAGGGCGCCCAGGAGGACAAAGGCCACGAGGCCATGACCGCGGCCCTCGTCACCGCGCAGGCGCTGGCGCCGTACTCGCTCGGCTGAGGCGGGAAGTCGAAAGTGGGGCCGCGAAGCGGGCTCAGGGGTCTTCTGACCCTCTCCCCTGCTTACCAGCCGGTTAGGTGTGGCGAAAGGTCTGGGATCTCCGTGGATTCCAGACTTTTCGCCACACCTAGCTCGCTCATGACCCCGGGCCTGCCCGAACCCCAGCCTCAGAACAGCTGGCGGAAGTTCGTCCGGGCGAGGTCGACGAGCTCGTCGCCCTTACCCGAGAGCACCGTGCGGATGGCGTAGAGGGCGAAGCCCTTGGCCTGTTCGACGGTGATCGACGGCGGCATCGACAGCTCCTGGCGTTCGGTGACAACGTCGAGGACAGCGGGTCCGTCGTAGGCGAGGAACTCCTTGACCACCTTCGGCAGGTCCTTGGACTTCTCGACACGGAAGCCCTTGATCCCGACCGCCTCGGCGATGGCGGAGAAGTCGGGGTTGGCCAGGTCGGTGCCGAAGGTGACGAAGCCGGCGGCCTTCATCTCCAGCTCGACGAAGTTGAGCGAGGAGTTGTTGTACACGACCGTCTTCACCGGCAGCTTGTTCTGCGTGAGCGTGATGAGCTCACCGAGCAGCATGGACAGTCCACCGTCGCCGGCGAGGGCAATGGTCAGCCGGCTGTCGAACGCCGACTGCACGCCGACGCTCTGCGACAGCGCGTTGGCCATCGAACCGTGGCTGAAGGAGCCGATGAGGCGGCGCTTGCCGTTCATCGTCAGGTAACGGGCCGCCCACACCACCGGCGATCCGACGTCGGGGACGAAGACCGCATCGTCATCGGCCATCTCGTCGATGAGCCGGGTCAGGTACTGCGGGTGGATGGTCCGCTTCGACGGGGTCGCGAGCTCGTCGAGATCCTTGCGGGTCTTCGCATAGTGCTTGGTCATCGCCTTGAGATGCGTGCTGCTGCGGTTGGGTTTGATCTGCGGCAGCAGGGCCTCGACGGTGTCGGCGACCGTGCCGACGAGCGGGATGTCGACTTTCGTGCGCCGCCCGATCTGGGAGCCGCGTACATCGACCTGGATGACGGTCGCGTCCTCGGGGTAGAACTGCTGGTAGGGCAGGTCGGTGCCGAGCATGAGCAGGGTGTCGCAGTCCTTGAGCGCGGCGTACCCGGAGGAGAATCCGAGCAGGCCTGTCATGCCCACATCGTAGGGGTTGTCGTACTCGACGAACTCCTTGCCGCGCAGCGAATGGACGATCGGCGCCTGCAGCTTCTCGGCGATTGCGAGCAGCTCGTCGTGGGCACCCTCGGTGCCGGCACCAGCGAGGATCGTCGTCTTCTTGCCCTTATTGAGCGCCTTCGCCGCGGCCTCGATCTGGGATTCGGCCGGGATTATGTGCGACGGGTAGCCCTTAACCACCTCGGCGGCGGCATCGATCTCGGACAGGCCGATGTCACCGGGGATGACGAGGACGGCGACGCCGCGCTTCTCGATCGCCTCGCGCATGGCGATGCGCAGCAAACGCGGCATCTGATCGGCGTGGGCGACATGTTCGACGTAGACGCTGCACTCGCGGAACACCTCGGTCGGGTGGGTCTCCTGGAAGTAGTTCGAGCCGATCTCGTCGCTTGGGATGTGCGCGGCGATGGCGAGGACGGGCACACGAGAGCGCTGGGCGTCGTAGAGTCCGTTGATGAGGTGGAGGTTGCCCGGACCGCAGCTGCCCGCACAGACAGCGAGTTCACCGGTGAGCGCAGCTTCACCGCTGGCGGCGAAGGAGGCGGCTTCCTCATGGCGGACATGCACCCATTCCAGTTGCGGATTGACTCGCAGCGCATCGGTGAAGCCATTGAGCGAGTCTCCCGGGATGCCGTAGACGCGCTTGACTCCGCTGGCGACGAGGGTATCGACGATGTTTCTTGCGACGGTGGGCATTGACTTCCTTCCGTTGAAACACGAACGCCGGGGCACTGCCACGGTACCCGGCGGGGC includes the following:
- the ribA gene encoding GTP cyclohydrolase II: MTDSLAHASRLDPIEKAIAAFAAGRPILVVDDEDRENEGDLIMAAEFADADTMGFFVRYTSGVICAPMTGDRAAALQLPPMVLDNEDPKGTAYTVSCDAVGVTTGISAAERAQTGRVLAAADPVPTAISRPGHVFPLIAKDGGVRERPGHTEAGVEFARLAGAQPVAMIGEVVYDDGSMMRFDAVRDFADAHGLVMVSIEQLIAYLEERDARGESAETVGATSAAVASTAASVGSSATGSPADSSAAGSSAPSSALSTSGDEPLTTTAEVPLPSEHGSLRARAFTIDGHDHLGVFAGSLDSTVDGPAPLVRVHSECLTGDVFGSHRCDCGEQLDRALDLITEHGGAVIYLTGHEGRGIGLSNKLRAYALQDQGRDTVDANLDLGFADDARDYRAAASILRSLGLTRIRLLTNNPAKTAAVEELGIAVEAVVPLEVAARPENTHYLATKRERMHHALTLPSVTGTPASGIDSAGGDSSRKDSAGAVAS
- a CDS encoding MFS transporter — protein: MRASTENETAPDDGGSASILHQPRAVWAVAFAAVIAFMGIGLVDPILPAISAELDATPAQSMLLFTSYLFITGGMMFFTSYLSSRIGAKTTLLVGLILIVAFSALAGFSGSVDQIIGFRAGWGLGNALFISTALSTIVGAASGGAEKAIILYEAALGVGIATGPLLGGLLGGISWRGPFFGTAVLMAIGFIAIVVLLPGGTSSNGASAEPIKLSATFRALARPGVAVLGVSALMYNFGFFILLAYSPFPVEEAAAKMGIENFGAMGLGYVFFGWGICVAITSVFGAPLLTKRMGRRRSLIVTLVALAVLLGVMSFLVESLTGLVVCIVIAGMLLGVLNTVFTESAMEVSDLPRPVASGTYSGVRFVGGAVAPIVAGSVSESISAGAPYLFGAGVVLLSVVVLSIGWKALRRVDGHIDETPVDEAYALTGGDA
- a CDS encoding MarR family winged helix-turn-helix transcriptional regulator, yielding MDDVNSAELVSRLVVVSSRLTRAFRRVIGNESSLAALRALAVVEQYQPVRVGHFAQGYLSSQPAATKLLARLEEAGLVLREASPTDGRASQFSLTDAGRERLAENRSIMIDQMEPYFESLSPEERLSVDHALGLVSAFLKDRHPVDGIDDAGPQNAVGDTVLDGTASDGAGSTDVEPA
- the ribH gene encoding 6,7-dimethyl-8-ribityllumazine synthase, yielding MAHSGAPELTVDAADLRVAIVAASWHTQIMDGLVDGAQRAAAEAGADATLIRVPGSFELPVAAARLAPHFDAVVALGVVIRGGTPHFDYVCQAATDGLNRVAIDSGTPVGFGVLTCDTEQQGLDRAGLEGAQEDKGHEAMTAALVTAQALAPYSLG
- the ribD gene encoding bifunctional diaminohydroxyphosphoribosylaminopyrimidine deaminase/5-amino-6-(5-phosphoribosylamino)uracil reductase RibD; protein product: MGAEFTAPAEFTELESTAMTAALEAAREGVRGANPLVGAAILTADGQIVTGHHAGAGTAHAEVDVITTAHDLDIDLAASTLFVTLEPCSHQGRTGPCTEAIINAEIPSVVFAADDPNPVAAGGGQTLAEAGLSVRSGLHREDSRALNDRWAAATAESRPFITVKIAQSLDGGVAAADGTSRWITSAESRAHAHEVRSRVDAILVGTGTALADDPRLNARGADGSALPHQPRPVVLGTSELPAESFLALNPDTLQLRTHDVGEALDRLFAEGVRHVLVEGGPRILGSFFSAGVVDEVFCYQAPLLIGPGRRSVEGLDIATLSDALRLVPDDTEVPAVSRLGPDFLLHFATENPRTTTHH
- a CDS encoding riboflavin synthase; this encodes MFTGIIEGLGTVEAIDHTNDSAVITIDAGELVADLDLGGSLAVNGVCLTSTRRAASANPGHFTAEVMGETLRLTGLGTLTTGDRVNLERCIPASGRFDGHVVQGHVDGRGELVDRIDRADWSTLRIAIPTELAPLTAVKGSIALNGVSLTLTAVSEPSEEAAWVEVGLIPATLAHTTFGELEVGAAVNIEVDVLAKYTARLLSFRVGDDAQTDSGVPADPGPTSANSSTPTHNRTQQGADHD
- the poxB gene encoding ubiquinone-dependent pyruvate dehydrogenase — encoded protein: MPTVARNIVDTLVASGVKRVYGIPGDSLNGFTDALRVNPQLEWVHVRHEEAASFAASGEAALTGELAVCAGSCGPGNLHLINGLYDAQRSRVPVLAIAAHIPSDEIGSNYFQETHPTEVFRECSVYVEHVAHADQMPRLLRIAMREAIEKRGVAVLVIPGDIGLSEIDAAAEVVKGYPSHIIPAESQIEAAAKALNKGKKTTILAGAGTEGAHDELLAIAEKLQAPIVHSLRGKEFVEYDNPYDVGMTGLLGFSSGYAALKDCDTLLMLGTDLPYQQFYPEDATVIQVDVRGSQIGRRTKVDIPLVGTVADTVEALLPQIKPNRSSTHLKAMTKHYAKTRKDLDELATPSKRTIHPQYLTRLIDEMADDDAVFVPDVGSPVVWAARYLTMNGKRRLIGSFSHGSMANALSQSVGVQSAFDSRLTIALAGDGGLSMLLGELITLTQNKLPVKTVVYNNSSLNFVELEMKAAGFVTFGTDLANPDFSAIAEAVGIKGFRVEKSKDLPKVVKEFLAYDGPAVLDVVTERQELSMPPSITVEQAKGFALYAIRTVLSGKGDELVDLARTNFRQLF